From Paracoccus aminovorans, one genomic window encodes:
- a CDS encoding IclR family transcriptional regulator, which yields MEDDTQNNRNVPPSLRNLQILEVLAHAARPMTATEINAAGLGLPKPTIHRLVTHLEQEGYLSRQLDGRSYLPGQKLRQMMLGVMHASQFDLPRHDVLVRLFASVRETCSISIPDGDALVYVDRVETHWPLRLVIELGARVPLHATAAGKVSLAHMPAAAAEKYLRNARLHPHTERTFTEAEALLAELPRIREQGHATDEQEFIPGMVGASAPALDPRGRVLALLTFHGPIQRLSMQQVMAHLPALKRAAGEIAALG from the coding sequence ATGGAAGATGACACGCAGAACAACCGGAACGTGCCCCCCAGCCTGCGAAACCTGCAGATTCTCGAGGTGCTGGCCCATGCCGCGCGGCCGATGACCGCGACCGAGATCAATGCCGCCGGGCTGGGCCTGCCCAAGCCCACCATCCACCGCCTGGTCACCCATCTGGAACAGGAGGGCTATCTGTCGCGGCAGCTGGACGGGCGCAGCTACCTGCCCGGCCAGAAGTTGCGGCAGATGATGCTGGGGGTGATGCACGCCAGCCAGTTCGACCTGCCCCGCCACGACGTGCTGGTGCGGCTGTTCGCCTCGGTGCGCGAGACCTGCTCGATCTCGATCCCCGACGGCGACGCGCTGGTCTATGTCGACCGGGTGGAAACCCACTGGCCGCTGCGGCTGGTGATCGAGCTGGGCGCCCGCGTGCCGCTGCACGCCACCGCCGCCGGCAAGGTCTCCCTGGCGCATATGCCGGCCGCCGCGGCCGAGAAATACCTGCGCAACGCCCGGCTGCACCCGCATACCGAGCGCACCTTCACCGAGGCCGAGGCCCTGCTGGCCGAATTGCCGCGCATCCGCGAACAGGGCCACGCGACCGACGAGCAGGAGTTCATCCCCGGCATGGTCGGCGCCTCGGCCCCGGCGCTGGACCCGCGCGGCCGGGTGCTGGCGCTGCTGACCTTCCACGGGCCGATCCAGCGGCTGTCGATGCAGCAGGTCATGGCGCATCTGCCGGCGCTGAAGCGCGCGGCCGGCGAAATCGCCGCGCTGGGCTGA
- the nadA gene encoding quinolinate synthase NadA, with amino-acid sequence MLDLTTIRGELAACYDLEPSLELAERMADIHARMGRVMPWPDWAIHAPYVAAINRLKKERGAVILAHNYMTPQIYHGISDVVGDSLALAIAATRVEAEVIVQCGVHFMAETSKILNPRKTVLMPDMEAGCSLAESITAEGIAEMRARYPGAPVVSYVNTTAEVKAASDICCTSANAAQIVAALDGDTIIMTPDKWLAQNVANKVPQKRIVWWDGACIVHEQFTAQDLRDFRDWNPGLKIIAHPECPPEVVAEADYAGSTANIQDWVEKEHPKQVMLVTECSMASNISDANPEVEFLGPCNMCPYMQKITLEKVLWSLHSMTGAVEVDPEVAGRARLAVQRMIDLSQRLAA; translated from the coding sequence ATGCTCGATCTGACGACGATCCGGGGCGAACTTGCCGCCTGCTACGATCTCGAACCTTCGCTCGAACTGGCCGAGCGCATGGCCGACATCCATGCCCGCATGGGCCGCGTCATGCCCTGGCCGGACTGGGCGATCCACGCGCCCTATGTCGCCGCCATCAACCGGCTCAAGAAAGAGCGGGGCGCGGTCATCCTGGCGCATAACTACATGACGCCGCAGATCTATCACGGCATCTCGGACGTGGTGGGGGACAGCCTGGCGCTGGCCATCGCCGCCACCAGGGTCGAGGCCGAGGTCATCGTGCAATGCGGCGTGCATTTCATGGCCGAGACCTCGAAGATCCTGAACCCGCGGAAGACGGTGCTGATGCCCGACATGGAGGCCGGCTGCTCGCTGGCCGAAAGCATCACCGCCGAAGGCATCGCCGAGATGCGCGCGCGCTATCCGGGCGCGCCGGTGGTCAGCTATGTCAACACCACCGCCGAGGTGAAGGCGGCGTCCGACATCTGCTGCACCAGCGCCAATGCGGCGCAGATCGTGGCGGCGCTGGATGGCGACACGATCATCATGACGCCCGACAAATGGCTGGCGCAGAACGTCGCCAACAAGGTGCCGCAGAAGCGCATCGTCTGGTGGGACGGCGCCTGCATCGTGCACGAGCAGTTCACCGCCCAGGACCTGCGCGACTTCCGCGACTGGAACCCGGGGCTGAAGATCATCGCCCATCCCGAATGCCCGCCCGAGGTGGTGGCCGAGGCCGATTATGCGGGCTCGACCGCCAATATCCAGGACTGGGTGGAAAAGGAGCATCCGAAGCAGGTGATGCTGGTCACGGAATGCTCGATGGCCTCGAACATCTCGGACGCGAATCCGGAGGTCGAGTTCCTGGGCCCCTGCAACATGTGCCCCTATATGCAGAAGATCACGCTGGAAAAGGTGCTGTGGTCGCTGCATTCCATGACCGGCGCCGTCGAGGTCGACCCCGAGGTCGCCGGCCGCGCGCGACTGGCCGTGCAGCGGATGATCGACCTGTCGCAACGCCTGGCGGCCTGA
- the pdxY gene encoding pyridoxal kinase: protein MSLVISIQSQVVMGHVGNSAAVFPMLAAGLEVAPVPTVIFSNTPDYPTLRGRPLPADFFAELLQGLWDRELPQRAAMLLTGYIGSTEVAQLLADFVAQAKAANPGLRYYCDPVLGDEQPGLYVPREIADTFRDRLLPMADIASPNPFEVAWLAGQPIAALADVPHAARKLRMAPGAQLIVTGCRLRDTAPGMLESVIHGPGGISRHPTPHLPVAMAGTGDLFAGLVAAALGRGRSLPQAVEFAQEQTARALARAAEMERKEVVLSDPGFRAALLGL from the coding sequence ATGAGCCTCGTCATCTCGATCCAGAGCCAGGTGGTCATGGGCCATGTCGGCAATTCGGCGGCGGTGTTCCCGATGCTGGCGGCGGGGCTCGAGGTGGCGCCGGTGCCGACGGTGATCTTCTCGAACACGCCGGACTATCCCACCCTGCGCGGCCGCCCCCTGCCCGCCGATTTCTTCGCCGAGCTGCTGCAGGGGCTCTGGGACCGCGAACTACCGCAGCGCGCGGCGATGCTGCTGACCGGCTATATCGGCTCGACCGAGGTCGCGCAGCTGCTGGCGGATTTCGTGGCGCAAGCGAAAGCCGCGAATCCGGGGCTGCGCTATTACTGCGATCCGGTGCTGGGCGACGAGCAGCCCGGCCTTTATGTCCCGCGCGAGATCGCCGATACCTTCCGCGACCGGCTGCTGCCGATGGCGGACATCGCCTCGCCGAACCCGTTCGAGGTCGCCTGGCTGGCCGGCCAACCCATCGCCGCGCTTGCGGACGTGCCGCACGCCGCACGCAAGCTGCGCATGGCGCCCGGGGCGCAGCTGATCGTGACCGGCTGCAGGCTGCGGGACACCGCGCCCGGCATGCTGGAAAGCGTCATCCACGGCCCGGGCGGCATCAGCCGCCACCCGACGCCGCATCTGCCCGTGGCCATGGCCGGGACCGGGGACCTGTTCGCCGGGCTGGTCGCCGCCGCCCTGGGCCGCGGCCGCAGCCTGCCGCAGGCGGTGGAATTCGCCCAGGAACAGACCGCCCGCGCCCTTGCCCGGGCAGCCGAGATGGAACGCAAGGAGGTCGTGCTCTCGGACCCCGGCTTCCGCGCCGCGCTGCTGGGTCTCTGA
- a CDS encoding SCO family protein, protein MPDTERGFSLRKLRYALWALVVVALGAVAWLGLISPRLDNLADAGTASLGRGDYRLAATDGTEFSQASLKGKASAVFFGFTHCPDVCPTTLGDVAGWREDLGADADKLRVFFVTVDPERDSVEALRDYVSWVPGVIGVSGSPEEVAKAVKAFRIYARKVPQEGGGYSMDHSSAMLLFDDRGEYAGLIGYQEDPARAMASLRRLLDS, encoded by the coding sequence ATGCCGGACACTGAACGGGGCTTTTCGCTGCGCAAGCTGCGTTACGCGCTTTGGGCGCTGGTGGTGGTGGCACTGGGCGCGGTCGCCTGGCTGGGGCTGATCTCGCCACGGCTGGACAACCTGGCGGATGCCGGCACCGCCAGCCTCGGGCGCGGCGACTACCGGCTGGCCGCCACCGACGGCACCGAATTCAGCCAGGCCTCGCTGAAGGGCAAGGCCTCGGCCGTGTTCTTCGGCTTCACCCATTGTCCGGATGTCTGCCCGACGACGCTGGGCGACGTCGCCGGCTGGCGCGAGGACCTGGGCGCCGACGCCGACAAGCTGCGGGTCTTCTTCGTCACCGTCGATCCCGAGCGCGATTCGGTCGAGGCGCTGCGGGACTACGTCTCCTGGGTGCCGGGGGTGATCGGGGTCTCGGGCTCGCCCGAAGAGGTGGCCAAGGCGGTGAAGGCCTTTCGCATCTATGCCCGCAAGGTCCCGCAAGAGGGCGGCGGCTACAGCATGGACCATTCTTCGGCCATGCTGCTCTTCGACGACCGGGGCGAATACGCCGGGCTGATCGGCTATCAGGAGGATCCTGCGCGCGCCATGGCCAGCCTGCGCCGGCTGCTGGACAGCTGA
- the nadC gene encoding carboxylating nicotinate-nucleotide diphosphorylase: MTPLPPLPEMMLEPLVRAALAEDLGTCGDITTRTVIPPGTRYAARIVAREPGVASGMQLAAIAFRLVDPALAFRARVADGARFDRGAVLAEIEGEAGSILSAERVALNFAGRLTGIATQTAEFVAETRGTKARITCTRKTTPGLRLVEKQAVLHGGGFNHRFGLSDAILIKDNHIAAAGGIRPVLQAVKARASHMMRVEIEVDRLDQLAEVLDEGGADVVLLDNMDTPRLYEAVAMNAGRLVLEASGNMRLGRVAEVAASGVDYISVGALTHSARTLDLGLDF, encoded by the coding sequence ATGACCCCGCTGCCCCCGCTGCCCGAGATGATGCTGGAACCGCTGGTCCGCGCCGCCCTGGCCGAGGACCTGGGCACCTGCGGCGACATCACCACCCGCACCGTGATCCCGCCCGGCACCCGCTATGCCGCCCGCATCGTCGCGCGCGAGCCGGGCGTCGCCTCGGGGATGCAGCTTGCGGCCATCGCCTTTCGCCTGGTCGATCCGGCGCTGGCCTTTCGCGCCCGCGTCGCCGACGGCGCCCGCTTCGACCGCGGCGCCGTGCTGGCCGAGATCGAGGGCGAGGCGGGGTCGATCCTGTCGGCCGAGCGGGTGGCGTTGAACTTTGCCGGCCGCCTAACCGGCATCGCCACCCAGACGGCGGAATTCGTGGCCGAGACCCGGGGCACCAAGGCCCGCATCACCTGCACCCGCAAGACCACCCCGGGGCTGCGGCTGGTCGAGAAGCAGGCGGTGCTGCATGGCGGCGGCTTCAACCACCGCTTCGGCCTGTCGGATGCGATCCTGATCAAGGACAACCACATCGCCGCGGCGGGCGGCATCCGGCCGGTGCTGCAGGCGGTCAAGGCCCGCGCCTCGCATATGATGCGGGTCGAGATCGAGGTGGACCGGCTGGACCAGCTGGCCGAGGTGCTGGACGAGGGCGGCGCCGATGTGGTGCTGCTGGACAATATGGACACGCCCCGGTTGTACGAGGCGGTGGCGATGAACGCCGGCCGGCTGGTGCTGGAAGCCTCGGGGAACATGCGACTCGGGCGCGTGGCCGAGGTCGCCGCCAGCGGAGTCGATTACATCTCGGTCGGCGCGCTGACCCATTCGGCGCGGACGCTGGACCTGGGACTGGATTTCTGA
- a CDS encoding L-aspartate oxidase produces the protein MEDIPTARVVIVGAGLGALYAALKLAPRPVLMISPEVLGQGASSAWAQGGVAAAMDPADTAEAHARDTLLAGAGTVDPAVARLVTEEARAHILDLTRLGTPFDRRPDGGYVLSREAAHSFARVVRVRGDQAGAEIMRALVAQVRETASVQVLEGVLATGLRVESGRVAGVEVALSGPQGSAPVLIRAPAVLLAGGGSGGLYALTTNPPRIRGQVIGMAARAGAVIADAEFVQFHPTAIDCGEDPAPLATEALRGEGAQLVNRLGERFMPALHPDAELAPRDVVARAIYAQSQAGLRPALDTRQALGARILTEFPAVAGACARAGIDPARAQIPVAAAAHYHMGGVAVDSDGRASLPGLWVCGEASSTGLHGANRLASNGLLEALVYARRCALSIEAALGPAADAAPVLLPDLPPGPVPDPALVARLRRAMTEGAGVLRDAQGLTRCLREIAAIEAAQPDCPALLNMTATATLIAAAALMRRESRGAHCRTDFPQTAPQGRRSRLRLSEALALRDSLTTETT, from the coding sequence ATGGAGGACATCCCGACCGCCCGCGTCGTCATCGTCGGTGCGGGCCTGGGCGCGCTTTACGCCGCGCTGAAGCTGGCGCCGCGGCCGGTGCTGATGATCTCGCCCGAGGTGCTGGGGCAGGGGGCGAGCTCGGCCTGGGCGCAGGGCGGCGTCGCCGCGGCGATGGACCCCGCCGACACCGCCGAGGCCCATGCCCGCGACACGCTGCTGGCCGGCGCCGGCACCGTCGATCCGGCGGTGGCGCGGCTGGTCACCGAAGAGGCGCGGGCGCATATCCTGGACCTGACCCGGCTGGGCACGCCCTTCGACCGGCGGCCGGACGGCGGCTATGTGCTGTCGCGCGAGGCCGCGCACAGTTTCGCCCGCGTGGTGCGGGTGCGCGGCGACCAGGCCGGGGCCGAGATCATGCGCGCTCTGGTGGCGCAGGTGCGCGAGACGGCCTCGGTGCAGGTGCTGGAGGGCGTGCTGGCGACCGGGCTGCGGGTCGAATCCGGCCGCGTTGCCGGGGTCGAGGTCGCGCTGTCGGGACCGCAGGGCTCGGCGCCGGTGCTGATCCGGGCGCCGGCGGTGCTGCTGGCCGGCGGCGGCTCTGGCGGCCTTTACGCGCTGACCACGAACCCGCCGCGCATCCGCGGCCAGGTGATCGGCATGGCGGCGCGGGCCGGCGCAGTGATCGCCGATGCGGAATTCGTGCAGTTCCACCCCACCGCCATCGATTGTGGCGAGGATCCGGCGCCGCTGGCGACCGAGGCGCTGCGGGGCGAGGGTGCGCAGCTGGTGAACCGGCTGGGCGAACGCTTCATGCCCGCCCTGCACCCCGATGCCGAGCTGGCGCCGCGCGACGTGGTGGCCCGCGCCATCTATGCCCAGAGCCAGGCGGGGTTGCGGCCGGCGCTGGACACGCGCCAGGCCCTGGGCGCGCGCATCCTGACCGAATTCCCGGCCGTCGCGGGGGCCTGCGCCCGGGCGGGGATCGACCCCGCCCGCGCCCAGATCCCGGTGGCGGCGGCGGCGCATTACCACATGGGCGGTGTGGCGGTGGACAGCGACGGCCGCGCCAGCCTGCCGGGGCTGTGGGTCTGCGGCGAGGCCAGTTCGACTGGGCTGCACGGCGCGAACCGGCTGGCCTCGAACGGGCTGCTGGAGGCGCTGGTCTATGCCCGCCGCTGCGCGCTTTCGATCGAGGCGGCGCTGGGGCCGGCGGCGGATGCCGCGCCGGTGCTGCTGCCCGACCTGCCGCCGGGCCCGGTGCCCGACCCGGCGCTGGTCGCGCGCCTGCGCCGCGCCATGACCGAGGGCGCGGGGGTGCTGCGCGACGCCCAGGGCCTGACCCGCTGCCTGCGCGAGATCGCGGCCATCGAGGCGGCGCAGCCCGATTGCCCGGCGCTGCTGAACATGACGGCGACCGCCACGCTGATCGCCGCCGCCGCCCTGATGCGGCGTGAAAGCCGCGGCGCCCATTGCCGCACCGATTTCCCGCAGACCGCGCCCCAGGGCCGCCGCTCGCGTCTGCGGCTGTCCGAGGCGCTGGCCCTGCGCGACAGCCTGACGACGGAGACGACATGA
- a CDS encoding DUF1775 domain-containing protein yields MQKHMFGALCAATLGLAAAPALAHATLEATQTPAGAAYRAVIRIGHGCDGQATQSLRVALPEGFYNAKPMPKAGWTLETVKGAYAHPFDNHGTEMTEGTREVVWSGGALQDDWYDEFVIRGTVGPQVAPGTVLYFPTVQECASAKADWSDVSGREEVPNPAPGVTVIAAGGHDAGHAGAPAAAPVRLGALELSGVYARATPPGAPVAGGFLTVANAGDEDRLTAASAESVAGRAEIHEMAMEGDVMKMRRLADGLPIPAGGAVELKPGGYHIMFMDLKQPLVEGQVVDVTLTFQKAGEVVVPMTVGPMKAGGKAGQGGEHAGH; encoded by the coding sequence ATGCAGAAACACATGTTTGGCGCGCTTTGCGCCGCGACACTGGGGCTTGCCGCCGCGCCCGCCCTGGCCCATGCCACGCTGGAGGCGACGCAGACCCCGGCCGGCGCCGCCTATCGCGCGGTGATCCGCATCGGCCATGGCTGCGACGGCCAGGCCACCCAGAGCCTGCGGGTGGCGCTGCCCGAGGGGTTCTACAACGCCAAGCCCATGCCCAAGGCCGGCTGGACGCTGGAGACCGTGAAGGGCGCCTATGCCCATCCCTTCGACAATCACGGCACCGAGATGACCGAGGGCACGCGCGAGGTCGTCTGGTCCGGGGGCGCGCTGCAGGACGACTGGTATGACGAATTCGTCATCCGCGGCACGGTCGGCCCGCAGGTGGCGCCGGGGACCGTGCTGTATTTCCCGACGGTGCAGGAATGCGCCTCGGCCAAGGCGGATTGGAGCGACGTCTCGGGCCGCGAAGAGGTGCCGAACCCGGCCCCCGGCGTCACCGTGATCGCGGCCGGCGGCCATGATGCGGGCCATGCCGGCGCCCCGGCTGCCGCTCCGGTCCGGCTGGGCGCGCTGGAACTGAGCGGCGTCTATGCCCGCGCCACGCCCCCGGGCGCCCCGGTCGCAGGCGGCTTCCTGACCGTCGCCAATGCCGGTGACGAGGACCGGCTGACCGCGGCCAGCGCCGAATCGGTCGCCGGCCGCGCCGAGATCCACGAGATGGCCATGGAGGGCGACGTGATGAAGATGCGCCGGCTGGCCGACGGCCTGCCGATCCCCGCCGGGGGCGCGGTCGAATTGAAACCCGGCGGCTATCACATCATGTTCATGGACCTGAAGCAGCCGCTGGTCGAAGGCCAGGTGGTGGATGTCACCCTGACCTTCCAGAAGGCGGGCGAGGTCGTGGTGCCGATGACCGTCGGACCGATGAAGGCGGGCGGCAAGGCCGGGCAAGGAGGGGAACATGCCGGACACTGA
- a CDS encoding aminodeoxychorismate synthase component I, translating to MILCEFGPAGRPVLFRQPSERVVVDRAEDVAPALDRLEALRRQGAWIAGYLSYELGYALEPALARDMPAGRRTPLLAFAAYGAPEPAPAPQGLENVELSALKPLISQQDYRQAFDRTLDYIAAGDCYQINLTFPLSARLLRGTPLQLYAALAARQPVGFGAFLDLGPGAGPVVVSRSPELFFSLDAEGRIEARPMKGTAPRDPDPARDAALAAALAASEKNRAENLMIVDLLRNDIARISRVGSVRVPELFAVDSFATVHQMSSRVVGQLQRPAELGAMMRALFPCGSITGAPKIRAMQIIREVEPFARGVYCGAIGWMAPDGAAAFSVAIRTLSVWPDGEVTLNVGGGVVQDSTAEGEWEEALWKARYAQDLTTPNCA from the coding sequence GTGATCCTTTGCGAATTCGGTCCGGCGGGGCGGCCGGTGCTGTTCCGGCAGCCGAGCGAACGGGTGGTCGTCGACCGGGCCGAGGACGTGGCGCCGGCGCTGGACCGGCTGGAGGCGCTGCGCCGGCAGGGCGCCTGGATCGCCGGCTATCTGTCCTATGAACTGGGCTATGCGCTGGAACCGGCGCTGGCCCGTGACATGCCCGCGGGGCGGCGCACGCCGCTGCTGGCCTTCGCCGCCTACGGTGCACCGGAACCCGCGCCCGCGCCCCAGGGCCTGGAAAATGTCGAACTTTCCGCATTGAAACCGCTGATCTCGCAGCAGGATTACCGGCAGGCCTTCGACCGCACCCTGGATTATATCGCGGCCGGCGACTGTTACCAGATCAACCTGACCTTTCCCTTGTCCGCGCGGCTGCTGCGCGGCACGCCCTTGCAGCTTTACGCCGCGCTGGCCGCGCGCCAGCCGGTGGGCTTCGGCGCCTTCCTGGACCTGGGGCCGGGTGCGGGGCCGGTGGTCGTGTCGCGCTCGCCCGAGCTGTTCTTCAGCCTGGATGCCGAGGGCCGGATCGAGGCGCGACCGATGAAGGGCACCGCGCCGCGCGATCCCGACCCCGCGCGGGACGCGGCGCTGGCGGCGGCGCTGGCGGCCTCGGAAAAGAACCGGGCCGAGAACCTGATGATCGTGGACCTGCTGCGCAACGACATTGCCCGCATCTCGCGCGTGGGCTCGGTGCGTGTGCCCGAACTTTTCGCGGTGGACAGCTTCGCAACCGTGCACCAGATGAGCTCGCGCGTGGTCGGGCAGCTGCAGCGGCCGGCCGAGCTGGGCGCGATGATGCGGGCGCTGTTTCCCTGCGGCTCGATCACCGGCGCCCCCAAGATCCGCGCCATGCAGATCATCCGCGAGGTCGAGCCCTTTGCGCGCGGCGTCTATTGCGGCGCCATCGGCTGGATGGCACCGGACGGCGCCGCCGCCTTTTCGGTCGCGATCCGCACGCTGTCGGTCTGGCCGGACGGCGAGGTCACGCTGAACGTCGGCGGCGGCGTGGTGCAGGATTCGACCGCGGAGGGAGAATGGGAGGAGGCGCTATGGAAAGCCCGCTACGCACAGGATCTGACGACCCCGAACTGCGCCTGA
- a CDS encoding aminotransferase class IV family protein: MESPLRTGSDDPELRLIETALWDGAACPRIEGHLARLARGARALGWPCDPDAARAALRGEPGRPARLRLTLDRAGWIETTRAALPPSPSEWRLALAAVRLDADDPWLRLKTTRRAHYDAARAALPEGIDEAIFLNRRGEVCDGSITTLFFDRGQGLRTPPLSSGLLDGVLRAELLSSGACTEEVLAGADLPRVRLWVGNALRGLMPAVWAG; encoded by the coding sequence ATGGAAAGCCCGCTACGCACAGGATCTGACGACCCCGAACTGCGCCTGATCGAGACCGCGCTTTGGGACGGCGCCGCCTGTCCGCGGATCGAGGGGCATCTGGCGCGGCTGGCGCGGGGCGCACGGGCGCTGGGCTGGCCCTGCGACCCCGACGCCGCCCGGGCCGCGCTGAGGGGCGAGCCCGGGCGGCCGGCGCGGCTGCGGCTGACGCTGGACCGGGCGGGCTGGATCGAGACGACGCGTGCCGCGCTGCCGCCCTCGCCGTCGGAATGGCGGCTGGCGCTGGCGGCGGTGCGGCTGGACGCCGACGATCCCTGGCTGCGGCTCAAGACCACGCGGCGGGCGCATTACGACGCCGCCCGCGCCGCGCTGCCCGAGGGGATCGACGAGGCGATCTTCCTGAACCGGCGCGGCGAGGTCTGCGACGGCAGCATCACCACGCTGTTCTTCGACCGCGGCCAGGGGCTGCGGACGCCGCCGCTGTCCTCGGGCCTGCTCGACGGCGTCCTGCGGGCGGAACTGCTGTCCTCGGGCGCCTGCACCGAGGAGGTGCTGGCCGGCGCGGACCTGCCGCGCGTCCGGCTGTGGGTCGGCAACGCGCTGCGCGGGCTGATGCCGGCGGTCTGGGCGGGCTGA